One region of Microbacterium sufflavum genomic DNA includes:
- a CDS encoding flavin monoamine oxidase family protein — MRITRRTLLLGAGAGAVSVLLASCTPEPKPTPTPTRTREPEPPPGVPAPAGSIRSTWTTDPFALGAASFTPVGVLADARAALGRPVDDRLFFAGEATDEDAPGTVRGAIASGERVVDELMDAAGSGERVAVIGAGLAGATAAALLADRGLQVTVFEARDRVGGRVFTRSDDSWPVPVQLGAWLFGEDDAEVLDRLRAGDVGTVDLTGSLWRTPDGDIEPVDPVPVTTAIAAAQAAPEDVSVTDALTAAGIDPADPSTAALLDILAARTGAAADELSSWFAPPLPTGDPAATRDSLVPFVEHALDGVQVGLNSPVARLAYDDTGVSVRLGTGEALSFDRVVVTVPLGVLQDRSIEFDPPLPFANRGAISALGMGAIETVWLRWDEAFWENDEAVWHAVGTDAVIPTWINLRPVTGENVLVGIVGGAAAAEFAELSDDDAFDAALASLTVYV, encoded by the coding sequence ATGAGGATCACGCGCCGCACCCTGCTCCTCGGCGCCGGAGCCGGTGCCGTCTCGGTGCTTCTCGCCTCCTGCACGCCGGAGCCGAAGCCCACGCCGACGCCCACCCGCACGCGTGAGCCCGAGCCGCCGCCCGGCGTCCCGGCCCCTGCCGGCAGCATCCGCAGCACCTGGACCACCGACCCGTTCGCCCTGGGAGCTGCCAGCTTCACCCCCGTCGGAGTGCTCGCCGACGCCCGCGCCGCCCTCGGCCGCCCGGTCGACGATCGCCTCTTCTTCGCGGGTGAGGCCACCGACGAAGACGCCCCCGGCACTGTGCGCGGAGCCATCGCCTCGGGGGAGCGCGTGGTCGACGAGCTGATGGATGCCGCGGGATCGGGGGAGCGCGTCGCCGTGATCGGCGCGGGCCTCGCGGGAGCCACTGCCGCCGCCCTCCTCGCCGACCGGGGCCTGCAGGTGACCGTGTTCGAGGCGCGCGACCGCGTCGGCGGGCGCGTCTTCACCCGCAGCGACGACTCCTGGCCGGTGCCCGTGCAGCTCGGCGCCTGGCTGTTCGGCGAGGACGACGCCGAGGTGCTCGACCGGCTGCGCGCCGGCGACGTGGGAACCGTCGACCTCACCGGCTCGCTGTGGCGCACCCCCGACGGCGACATCGAACCCGTCGACCCCGTGCCCGTCACCACCGCCATCGCCGCCGCCCAGGCCGCCCCGGAAGACGTCTCGGTCACTGACGCGCTGACCGCCGCGGGCATCGACCCCGCGGATCCCTCGACCGCCGCCCTGCTCGACATCCTCGCCGCGCGCACGGGTGCCGCAGCCGACGAGCTCTCCAGCTGGTTCGCGCCGCCGCTGCCCACGGGCGACCCGGCCGCCACCCGCGACAGCCTCGTGCCGTTCGTGGAGCACGCGCTCGACGGAGTGCAGGTCGGCCTGAACTCCCCGGTTGCCCGCCTGGCCTACGACGACACCGGGGTGAGCGTGCGCCTCGGCACCGGGGAGGCCCTCTCGTTCGACCGGGTGGTGGTGACGGTGCCGCTCGGGGTGCTGCAGGACCGCAGCATCGAGTTCGACCCGCCGTTGCCCTTCGCCAACCGCGGCGCCATCTCGGCGCTCGGCATGGGGGCCATCGAGACCGTGTGGCTGCGGTGGGACGAGGCGTTCTGGGAGAACGACGAGGCCGTGTGGCACGCGGTCGGCACCGACGCGGTCATCCCCACCTGGATCAATCTGCGCCCCGTCACGGGCGAGAACGTGCTGGTGGGCATCGTCGGGGGTGCGGCCGCCGCGGAGTTCGCGGAGCTCAGCGACGACGACGCGTTCGACGCGGCGCTGGCGTCGCTGACCGTCTACGTCTGA
- a CDS encoding Pr6Pr family membrane protein translates to MRTRTVFGLLRLSAAAICLVALIHRMAWGLASHTIASQNFFAYLTNQSNLAFVVLLSIAGVLALRRARDPRWLTVALALVLTWTITAGLVFAILVWQAGVRGIRIDVPWSDQVLHFYLPAVTVAAWALAPGHRAVPWRVVPITLVYPVLWGVATLIRGPLIGWYPYYFLDPRQVSGPPEFVISCAVALASFSIVATALVLISRMPLPRRLRTDADPGPDDPPDDDRGSPAGAVDARERVGASAQT, encoded by the coding sequence GTGAGGACCCGTACGGTCTTCGGCCTGCTCCGTCTGAGCGCAGCCGCCATCTGCCTCGTCGCCCTCATCCACCGCATGGCCTGGGGCCTGGCGTCGCACACCATCGCGAGCCAGAACTTCTTCGCCTACCTGACGAACCAGTCCAACCTCGCGTTCGTGGTGCTGCTCTCGATCGCGGGGGTGCTCGCCCTGCGGCGTGCGCGAGACCCGCGTTGGCTAACGGTGGCGCTGGCGCTCGTGCTGACGTGGACGATCACGGCCGGCCTGGTGTTCGCGATCCTGGTGTGGCAGGCGGGCGTGCGCGGCATCCGCATCGACGTGCCGTGGTCGGATCAGGTGCTGCACTTCTACCTGCCGGCGGTCACGGTCGCGGCCTGGGCGCTGGCTCCGGGGCATCGGGCCGTGCCGTGGCGTGTGGTTCCGATCACCCTCGTGTATCCGGTGCTGTGGGGTGTCGCGACGCTCATCCGTGGCCCGCTGATCGGCTGGTATCCGTACTACTTCCTCGACCCGCGGCAGGTGAGCGGTCCGCCCGAGTTCGTGATCTCGTGCGCGGTGGCCCTGGCATCGTTCAGCATCGTCGCGACCGCCCTGGTGCTGATCAGCCGGATGCCGTTGCCGCGGCGGTTGCGCACCGACGCGGATCCCGGGCCCGACGATCCCCCGGACGACGACCGCGGCAGCCCGGCCGGTGCGGTCGATGCGCGCGAGCGGGTCGGCGCGTCGGCTCAGACGTAG
- a CDS encoding ribonuclease H family protein translates to MTITAAADGSALGNPGPNGWAWYIDDANWAAGGSPHGTNNQGELRAVLELLRATAGTDEKLLIECDSRYVIDSVTKWMPGWKRRGWRKSDGGPVLNRDLLEGIDEAIRGRDVEFSWVKGHAGHPLNEAADERANAAAKAYQQGQEPRRGPGFTLATDAGAAVAASAPVAAHAATTSSPAAASPERTAPAAKTSSVATATSAPAAGSDRITGAPTASGPAATPVSESYAEPLWAEPSDLLDGLDRPDDDPIELRIPLSSDEHARLRDRAEAQGVSLEEALRRLI, encoded by the coding sequence ATGACCATCACCGCCGCCGCAGACGGCTCCGCCCTGGGCAACCCCGGCCCGAACGGCTGGGCCTGGTACATCGATGACGCCAACTGGGCGGCCGGTGGTTCCCCGCACGGCACCAACAACCAGGGCGAGCTGCGGGCCGTGCTCGAGCTCCTCCGCGCGACCGCCGGCACCGACGAGAAGCTGCTGATCGAGTGCGACAGCCGCTACGTGATCGACTCCGTGACGAAGTGGATGCCGGGGTGGAAGCGCCGCGGATGGCGCAAGTCCGACGGCGGCCCCGTGCTCAACCGCGACCTGCTGGAGGGCATCGACGAGGCGATCCGCGGACGGGACGTGGAGTTCTCGTGGGTCAAGGGCCACGCGGGGCACCCCTTGAACGAGGCAGCGGACGAGCGCGCGAACGCGGCGGCGAAGGCGTACCAGCAGGGGCAGGAACCGCGCCGGGGCCCGGGCTTCACCCTCGCGACCGACGCCGGTGCCGCGGTCGCCGCCTCCGCCCCCGTCGCCGCGCACGCCGCGACCACCTCTTCCCCGGCGGCCGCCTCTCCCGAGAGGACAGCCCCGGCCGCGAAGACCAGCTCCGTCGCGACGGCGACCTCCGCTCCGGCCGCGGGTTCCGACCGCATCACCGGGGCGCCCACCGCCTCCGGCCCCGCCGCCACCCCCGTCTCCGAGTCGTACGCGGAACCGCTGTGGGCGGAGCCCTCCGACCTGCTCGACGGCCTCGACCGCCCCGACGACGACCCGATCGAACTGCGGATCCCGCTGTCGTCCGATGAGCACGCGCGCCTCCGCGACCGCGCCGAGGCGCAGGGCGTCTCGCTCGAAGAGGCCCTGCGTCGGCTGATCTGA
- a CDS encoding protealysin inhibitor emfourin — protein MSEDPAPPSDAPVVIAVVRSGGIAGIRRQWRVEAEPSDADEWITLIDLCPWDQDADASPGADRFMWSIRARTPSERRERELPDSALEGPWRTLVEAVRAASTRDPA, from the coding sequence ATGAGCGAGGACCCGGCACCTCCGAGTGACGCCCCCGTCGTGATCGCCGTCGTGCGATCGGGCGGCATCGCGGGCATCCGTCGCCAGTGGCGTGTGGAGGCGGAGCCGTCCGACGCGGACGAGTGGATCACGCTCATCGACCTCTGCCCGTGGGACCAGGACGCCGACGCGTCACCCGGGGCCGACCGCTTCATGTGGAGCATCCGCGCGCGCACGCCCTCCGAGCGCCGGGAGCGCGAGCTGCCCGACTCCGCGCTCGAGGGCCCCTGGCGGACGCTCGTCGAGGCCGTGCGCGCCGCCTCGACCCGCGACCCCGCCTGA
- a CDS encoding M4 family metallopeptidase produces MSSAEPLPRHGVIPSYLLARLAESGRFPKAAAAARQTLTAGRPPFRVRIDLSIDENGDLVAQLSDAPNRTISDAGNTQQLPGAVVRGEDDAPVDDPAVNEAFDGLGATFEMLLAAFQRNSLDDAGAPLDATVHYGVDYDNAFWDGERMVFGDGDGEVFRGFTGSLTVIGHELAHGVVQHTANLEYQGQPGALNESIADVFGALTEQYAQGQTAAQASWLIGAEIFTEAVQGSALRSMIAPGTAYDDDELGKDPQPDHMSGFVRTTEDNGGVHINSGIPNRAFALFARDLGGNAWERAGTVWYRALTGGLSSTATFTEFADATVAAAVAVDEETAAAARRAWSAVGVYEHERGPGTSE; encoded by the coding sequence ATGAGCAGCGCAGAACCCCTCCCGCGGCACGGCGTCATCCCCTCCTACCTGCTCGCGCGCCTCGCCGAGTCCGGCCGCTTCCCCAAGGCGGCAGCCGCCGCCCGGCAGACCCTCACGGCCGGTCGTCCACCGTTCCGCGTACGCATCGACCTCTCGATCGACGAGAACGGCGACCTCGTCGCCCAGCTGTCCGACGCGCCGAACCGCACGATCAGCGACGCCGGCAACACGCAGCAGCTGCCGGGCGCCGTGGTCCGCGGCGAAGACGACGCGCCGGTCGACGACCCCGCCGTGAACGAGGCCTTCGATGGCCTCGGCGCCACGTTCGAGATGCTGCTGGCCGCCTTCCAGCGCAACTCGCTCGACGACGCGGGGGCGCCGCTCGACGCGACCGTGCACTACGGCGTCGACTACGACAACGCGTTCTGGGACGGCGAGCGCATGGTGTTCGGCGACGGCGACGGCGAGGTGTTCCGCGGCTTCACCGGCTCGCTCACCGTGATCGGGCACGAGCTCGCACACGGGGTCGTGCAGCACACCGCGAACCTGGAGTACCAGGGCCAGCCCGGCGCCCTGAACGAATCGATCGCCGACGTCTTCGGCGCGCTCACCGAGCAGTACGCGCAGGGCCAGACCGCGGCGCAGGCGAGCTGGCTCATCGGCGCCGAGATCTTCACCGAGGCCGTGCAGGGCTCGGCGCTGCGGTCGATGATCGCCCCCGGCACGGCCTACGACGACGATGAGCTCGGCAAAGACCCGCAGCCCGACCACATGAGCGGCTTCGTCCGCACGACCGAGGACAACGGCGGCGTGCACATCAACTCGGGCATCCCCAACCGCGCGTTCGCCCTGTTCGCGCGCGACCTCGGCGGCAACGCCTGGGAGCGCGCGGGAACCGTCTGGTACCGGGCGCTCACGGGCGGGCTGTCGAGCACGGCCACGTTCACGGAGTTCGCCGACGCCACGGTGGCCGCGGCCGTCGCGGTCGACGAGGAGACGGCGGCCGCGGCTCGACGGGCGTGGAGCGCCGTGGGAGTCTATGAGCATGAGCGAGGACCCGGCACCTCCGAGTGA
- a CDS encoding ABC transporter substrate-binding protein produces the protein MARAATRYLALGAAGALALGLAACSGGGGGGSVDADGKATVVWSTWGTPEELTRYEEFNKDFMERHPDITVKLQPVAGYGDYHSKLLAQLTSNTAPDVFYVGDDMIGQFVDSNRLMPLRELMDSKDSKTAYDDFFPGLFGAAEKDDEVYAAPNDSNPDVFWYDKQALAAAGITEDPATLAENGEWTTDKFLEMNAALHDAGLTGTMYWNYWATHWSWLSSQGLDAPYDDKGTFVANEDADTVEAMQQFGDLFQDGTFVVADTLPDGAGADSVFVTHKAGFFVQGRYTIGTVSAAGEQDSYDIVRWPTPDGAEAPTGVATSFLAINGKTKVKDAAFTFWTEFLSAEGQTFRLEGGGNAVPSIKGADEVVLEGDYPAHAQTFLDMRDIGFEDYPAEARIPGLPVAIAEEFQKLYEGKVDAQTTLDTIADVVAERSEK, from the coding sequence ATGGCACGTGCTGCGACACGGTATCTGGCCCTGGGCGCCGCCGGAGCGCTCGCACTCGGACTCGCCGCGTGCAGCGGTGGCGGCGGGGGCGGCAGCGTCGACGCCGACGGCAAGGCCACCGTCGTGTGGTCCACCTGGGGCACTCCGGAGGAGCTCACCCGCTACGAGGAGTTCAACAAGGACTTCATGGAGCGCCACCCCGACATCACCGTCAAACTGCAGCCCGTGGCCGGCTACGGCGACTACCACTCCAAGCTGCTCGCCCAGCTGACCAGCAACACCGCGCCCGACGTGTTCTACGTGGGCGACGACATGATCGGGCAGTTCGTCGACTCGAACCGGCTCATGCCGCTGCGCGAGCTGATGGACTCGAAGGACAGCAAGACCGCCTACGACGACTTCTTCCCCGGCCTGTTCGGTGCGGCCGAGAAGGACGACGAGGTCTACGCGGCGCCCAACGACTCCAACCCCGACGTGTTCTGGTACGACAAGCAGGCGCTCGCCGCGGCCGGCATCACCGAAGACCCCGCGACCCTGGCCGAGAACGGCGAGTGGACCACCGACAAGTTCCTCGAGATGAACGCGGCCCTGCACGACGCGGGCCTCACCGGCACCATGTACTGGAACTACTGGGCCACCCACTGGAGCTGGCTGTCGTCGCAGGGCCTCGACGCCCCGTACGACGACAAGGGGACGTTCGTCGCCAACGAGGACGCCGACACGGTCGAGGCCATGCAGCAGTTCGGCGACCTCTTCCAGGACGGCACCTTCGTGGTCGCCGACACCCTCCCCGACGGCGCCGGTGCCGACAGCGTGTTCGTGACGCACAAGGCCGGGTTCTTCGTGCAGGGCCGCTACACGATCGGCACCGTGAGCGCGGCGGGCGAGCAGGACAGCTACGACATCGTGCGCTGGCCCACCCCCGACGGTGCGGAAGCCCCGACCGGCGTCGCCACGTCGTTCCTCGCGATCAACGGCAAGACCAAGGTGAAGGACGCCGCGTTCACGTTCTGGACCGAGTTCCTGTCCGCCGAGGGGCAGACCTTCCGCCTCGAGGGCGGCGGCAACGCGGTCCCGTCCATCAAGGGTGCCGACGAGGTCGTGCTGGAGGGTGACTACCCCGCGCACGCGCAGACCTTCCTCGACATGCGCGACATCGGCTTCGAGGACTACCCCGCCGAGGCACGCATCCCCGGGCTGCCCGTCGCCATCGCGGAGGAGTTCCAGAAGCTCTACGAGGGCAAGGTCGACGCGCAGACCACGCTCGACACGATCGCCGACGTGGTCGCGGAACGGTCGGAGAAGTAG
- a CDS encoding carbohydrate ABC transporter permease, producing the protein MTAITENGRMPQAEPAASAPPLRPEAAWRRRDRRWGYVFVAPQLLGMALFVILPFGASLVLAFAEWDGLSDLEWVGFANFAEQLTDPLLGRAILNTLLIAVITVPIGLTLAVIVAVALERLKTRTLYLILFFAPVVTSTVAVAMIWQQMFRADGLLSTTIANVFGITPPDWLQDPKLALLAVCIVTIWSSMGLNVVIFLAGLQNISPSVIEAARIDGAGAWRLFTGIRLPLLSPIVFFSSVIAFISSLQTFDTVYVLVSGGGPDNATRTIVYHIFDLGFGRFEFGPSSAASVILLVLTLVITAIQFGAQKKFVHYEDDPA; encoded by the coding sequence GTGACCGCGATCACCGAGAACGGACGGATGCCGCAGGCCGAGCCTGCGGCATCCGCCCCGCCCCTGCGCCCCGAGGCCGCGTGGCGCCGCCGCGACCGCCGCTGGGGCTACGTGTTCGTCGCCCCGCAGCTGCTCGGCATGGCCCTGTTCGTCATCCTGCCGTTCGGGGCCAGCCTGGTGCTGGCCTTCGCGGAGTGGGACGGGCTGAGCGACCTGGAGTGGGTGGGCTTCGCGAACTTCGCCGAGCAGCTCACCGACCCGCTCCTCGGCCGCGCCATCCTCAACACCCTGCTGATCGCGGTCATCACCGTGCCGATCGGCCTCACGCTCGCCGTGATCGTCGCGGTCGCGCTGGAGAGGCTCAAGACCCGCACGCTCTACCTCATCCTGTTCTTCGCGCCCGTCGTGACGTCGACGGTCGCGGTCGCCATGATCTGGCAGCAGATGTTCCGCGCGGACGGCCTGCTGTCCACCACCATCGCCAACGTGTTCGGCATCACCCCGCCCGACTGGCTGCAGGACCCCAAGCTCGCGCTGCTCGCGGTCTGCATCGTCACGATCTGGTCGTCGATGGGCTTGAACGTGGTGATCTTCCTCGCCGGGCTCCAGAACATCTCGCCCTCGGTCATCGAGGCCGCCCGCATCGACGGCGCCGGCGCCTGGCGACTGTTCACCGGCATCCGCCTGCCGCTGCTCTCCCCGATCGTGTTCTTCTCGTCGGTGATCGCGTTCATCTCGTCGCTGCAGACGTTCGACACGGTCTACGTGCTCGTCTCCGGCGGCGGCCCGGACAACGCCACCCGCACGATCGTCTACCACATCTTCGATCTGGGCTTCGGGCGGTTCGAGTTCGGTCCGTCGAGCGCCGCGAGCGTGATCCTGCTCGTGCTGACCCTCGTCATCACCGCGATCCAGTTCGGCGCGCAGAAGAAGTTCGTCCACTACGAGGATGACCCGGCATGA
- a CDS encoding carbohydrate ABC transporter permease: MTLQTPSLIEPAAPATDSTVALTAPGYRRRGRGGPGADRARRRLGATALHVVLTIAGISMVFPFVWMLLTSFKTLPQLLKNPLEFLPNPWTVENYADAWNAVPFGQAYLNSAYIAVLVVVGTLLTASMAGYAFARIRFRGSKVLFIVFLATQMIPAQVTLIPFYLLMSQIGWVDSHLALIVPGMIANPFAVFLMRQFVLALPRELEEAALVDGAGRWRIFWSIVLPNLKPGLAALSIITALGVWNAFLFPLVLLNTPDLFTVPLLLTSFQGQFGSINYGLVMAASAIATVPMLIVFVIGQRKILNSMAASGLGGR; this comes from the coding sequence ATGACCCTCCAGACGCCCTCGCTCATCGAGCCGGCCGCCCCCGCGACCGACTCGACCGTCGCCCTCACGGCCCCCGGCTACCGTCGCCGCGGCCGCGGAGGGCCCGGCGCCGACCGCGCCCGCCGTCGCCTCGGAGCCACCGCGCTCCACGTGGTGCTCACGATCGCCGGCATCTCGATGGTGTTCCCGTTCGTGTGGATGCTGCTGACGTCGTTCAAGACGCTGCCGCAGCTGCTGAAGAACCCGCTCGAGTTCCTCCCCAACCCGTGGACGGTGGAGAACTACGCCGACGCCTGGAACGCGGTGCCGTTCGGGCAGGCGTATCTGAACAGCGCCTACATCGCGGTGCTGGTCGTGGTGGGCACGCTGCTGACCGCATCGATGGCTGGCTACGCGTTCGCGCGCATCCGCTTCCGCGGCAGCAAGGTGCTGTTCATCGTGTTCCTGGCGACACAGATGATCCCCGCGCAGGTCACGCTCATCCCCTTCTACCTGCTGATGTCGCAGATCGGGTGGGTGGACTCGCACCTGGCGCTGATCGTGCCCGGCATGATCGCGAACCCGTTCGCGGTGTTCCTGATGCGGCAGTTCGTGCTCGCCCTGCCGCGCGAGCTGGAGGAGGCGGCGCTGGTCGACGGCGCGGGCCGGTGGCGCATCTTCTGGAGCATCGTGCTGCCCAACCTCAAGCCGGGGCTCGCCGCGCTCAGCATCATCACGGCGCTCGGCGTGTGGAACGCGTTCCTGTTCCCGCTCGTGCTGCTCAACACCCCCGACCTGTTCACGGTGCCGCTGCTGCTCACCTCGTTCCAGGGGCAGTTCGGCTCGATCAACTACGGGCTGGTCATGGCGGCCTCGGCCATCGCGACCGTGCCGATGCTGATCGTGTTCGTGATCGGACAGCGGAAGATCCTCAACAGCATGGCCGCGTCGGGCCTGGGCGGGCGATGA
- a CDS encoding amylo-alpha-1,6-glucosidase, whose protein sequence is MMADDLDLAGLAGRHLDLITAPFTLPRSRVLVFGEVDGVRVHTSEYERRLSECRVLDLVEVLDADGAVLPVADVRPERIAFGAPRLATPAHEPGAGAETQRATLTFADPATLSIGGDPGLRVRLTRPDGRSEEHALGEGLRLRVAPDRSVTVESGDHRAALAATAHVWDDWFARCPRVRDDLQEMTAFCWWVLGANIVELPSLGDARAIVPSKIGYVGLWQWDAYFIAVGLRHGDPALAREQLDIAFRFPQPDGQLPDVVHEEGVLATSDDLPESDRANLRRAGSQIADPTAPVPLTKPPLAAWALRAVLEVEDAPEWARRQLATVVRSQDWWFAGSDLDHDGMPEYGHPYSSGLDDSPIFDGPLPTAAPDLGAYLVRQDRELADLLSRYEPGADVSRFRERAEATQELLLRMWDPESGRFLAFGGGETLTSDTVVGLMPLLTGTLPEQIAGALRAAVDDPERFALPWGLPTVAASDPDFSEERMWRGPVWVNTAALVAEGLEASGFAERARQLREQTVALVIHGGGPHEYFHPRTGQKARTATTAFGWSAALFIDLAVTLSR, encoded by the coding sequence ATGATGGCCGACGACCTCGACCTCGCCGGGCTCGCCGGCCGGCACCTCGACCTGATCACCGCGCCGTTCACGCTGCCCCGGTCGCGGGTGCTCGTGTTCGGCGAGGTCGACGGCGTGCGCGTGCACACCTCGGAGTACGAGCGGCGGCTGTCGGAGTGCCGCGTGCTCGACCTCGTGGAGGTGCTCGACGCGGACGGCGCCGTGCTGCCGGTGGCCGACGTGCGACCCGAGAGGATCGCGTTCGGGGCCCCTCGTCTCGCTACGCCCGCTCACGAACCGGGGGCGGGTGCGGAGACGCAGCGTGCCACGCTCACCTTCGCCGACCCGGCGACGCTGAGCATCGGCGGCGACCCCGGCCTGCGCGTGCGGCTCACGCGCCCGGACGGCCGGAGCGAGGAGCATGCGCTCGGAGAGGGACTGCGCCTCCGCGTCGCTCCCGACCGCTCGGTCACGGTCGAGTCCGGCGATCACCGGGCCGCCCTCGCCGCCACGGCCCACGTCTGGGACGACTGGTTCGCCCGGTGTCCGCGCGTGCGCGACGACCTGCAGGAGATGACCGCCTTCTGCTGGTGGGTGCTCGGCGCGAACATCGTCGAGCTGCCCTCCCTCGGCGACGCCAGAGCGATCGTGCCGTCGAAGATCGGCTACGTGGGACTGTGGCAGTGGGACGCGTACTTCATCGCCGTCGGCCTCCGCCACGGCGACCCCGCGCTCGCGCGCGAGCAGCTCGACATCGCGTTCCGGTTCCCGCAGCCAGACGGACAGCTCCCCGACGTCGTGCACGAGGAGGGCGTGCTCGCCACGAGCGACGACCTGCCCGAGAGCGACCGCGCGAACCTGCGCCGCGCGGGCTCGCAGATCGCCGACCCCACGGCGCCCGTGCCGCTGACCAAGCCGCCGCTCGCCGCATGGGCGCTGCGCGCGGTGCTGGAGGTGGAGGACGCGCCGGAGTGGGCACGGCGCCAGCTCGCCACGGTCGTCCGCTCGCAGGACTGGTGGTTCGCGGGCAGCGATCTCGACCACGACGGCATGCCCGAGTACGGACACCCCTATTCCTCGGGGCTCGACGACAGCCCGATCTTCGACGGCCCGCTCCCCACGGCCGCCCCCGACCTGGGCGCCTACCTCGTGCGGCAGGACCGCGAGCTCGCCGACCTGCTCTCCCGATACGAGCCCGGCGCCGACGTGAGCCGGTTCCGCGAGCGCGCCGAGGCGACGCAGGAGCTGCTGCTGCGCATGTGGGACCCCGAGAGCGGACGCTTCCTCGCGTTCGGCGGCGGCGAGACGCTCACGAGCGACACCGTCGTGGGCCTGATGCCGCTGCTCACCGGAACCCTGCCGGAGCAGATCGCCGGTGCGCTGCGTGCCGCGGTGGACGACCCGGAGCGGTTCGCGCTGCCGTGGGGCCTGCCGACGGTCGCCGCATCCGACCCCGACTTCTCGGAGGAGCGGATGTGGCGCGGCCCGGTGTGGGTCAACACGGCCGCTCTCGTGGCGGAGGGCCTGGAGGCGTCCGGCTTCGCCGAGCGCGCACGGCAGCTGCGGGAGCAGACCGTGGCGCTCGTGATCCACGGCGGCGGCCCGCACGAGTATTTCCACCCGCGCACGGGTCAGAAGGCACGCACGGCCACGACCGCGTTCGGCTGGTCGGCGGCGCTGTTCATCGACCTCGCCGTGACGCTGTCGCGGTGA
- a CDS encoding GntR family transcriptional regulator, translated as MAIERKNLRSQVREELLTRMRAGLVQPGEGINEVQLATELGVSRTPLREALIALESEGQIESENGKGFRFVPLSASEFRDLAPVMAALESLALELSPPDELRTIGARLKEMADAFADELVEHQLVITKDDEWHSLMLSACPNTRLLAVIDSVRSSFHRYESLLVPEDVKVERVAAEHAEIARHLAAGDVPAAVQALKLNWTNGMQRILDNATSSYFTA; from the coding sequence ATGGCGATCGAACGCAAGAACCTGCGCTCGCAGGTGCGCGAGGAGCTGCTGACCCGTATGCGCGCCGGACTCGTGCAGCCGGGCGAGGGCATCAACGAGGTGCAGCTCGCGACCGAGCTCGGAGTCAGCCGCACACCGCTGCGCGAAGCCCTCATCGCCCTCGAGTCCGAGGGGCAGATCGAGAGCGAGAACGGCAAGGGCTTCCGGTTCGTGCCGCTCAGCGCGTCGGAGTTCCGCGACCTCGCACCCGTCATGGCCGCCCTCGAGAGCCTCGCGCTCGAGCTGAGCCCGCCCGACGAGCTGCGGACGATCGGCGCCCGGCTCAAGGAGATGGCCGACGCCTTCGCCGACGAACTGGTCGAGCACCAGCTCGTCATCACGAAGGACGACGAGTGGCACAGCCTGATGCTCTCGGCGTGCCCCAACACCCGGCTCCTCGCGGTGATCGACAGCGTGCGCAGCTCGTTCCACCGCTACGAGTCGCTGCTCGTGCCGGAGGATGTGAAGGTCGAGCGCGTCGCCGCCGAGCACGCCGAGATCGCCCGGCACCTCGCGGCGGGCGACGTGCCCGCCGCCGTCCAGGCCCTCAAGCTGAACTGGACGAACGGCATGCAGCGCATCCTCGACAACGCCACCAGCAGCTACTTCACCGCCTGA